In Tachysurus fulvidraco isolate hzauxx_2018 chromosome 1, HZAU_PFXX_2.0, whole genome shotgun sequence, a single window of DNA contains:
- the LOC113636665 gene encoding proline-rich protein 5-like: MSSSQQRVPGSGNVTLPALPQPQSKSSVSDMNSIYSAVIKVFRGEGLQKNELYSLNESIRWLLKTEMGSFIEEYFQNQLLNKGFRSILEEVQLHEGKDQLFFLADVWIKFFSEILPTLQAIFYPLQGHEFTVRQMALLAFRDLVLMRLPLEELLPTNLSLLPTSIRQMLLILQGVHESRGPSMEYCRLEKMLEMVVSPYLWNCKQKRFDEKIKERAHLIQPEIKITQFISEVSLLTPLLELDGEGHVEKGSSLRRRSSSDGRSGITDMELLTVTNMMQSGLEKACLTINEVREENKRDRSRVSHTFESKSF; the protein is encoded by the exons ATGAGCTCAAGTCAGCAGCGAGTTCCTGGCTCAGGCAATGTGACCCTGCCAGCATTACCTCAGCCACAGTCTAAATCCAGTGTCAGTGATATGAACAG TATCTATTCTGCAGTCATTAAGGTGTTTCGAGGTGAAGGACTGCAAAAGAATGAACTCTACTCCCTAAATGAGAGCATCAG gtggcttttaaaaacagaaatggggTCATTCATTGAAGAGTATTTCCAG aatcagCTTCTAAATAAAGGTTTTAGGTCTATTTTGGAAGAGGTTCAACTACATGAAG GAAAAGATCAGCTATTTTTCTTAGCAGATGTATGGATTAAATTTTTCTCAGAAATCCTGCCCACACTCCAAGCTATTTTTTATCCACTTCAG GGTCATGAGTTCACAGTTAGGCAGATGGCCCTGCTAGCCTTCAGGGATCTTGTCCTGATGAGGCTTCCACTGGAAGAGCTGCTCCCGACCAACCTTTCTCTGCTCCCCACATCCATCAGACAGATGCTGCTAATCTTacag GGAGTCCATGAGTCTAGAGGCCCATCAATGGAATACTGTCGCCTTGAGAAAATGCTGGAAATGGTGGTTTCTCCCTATCTGTGGAActgcaaacaaaaaa GGTTCGATGAAAAAATCAAAGAACGTGCACACCTCATCCAACCGGAGATAAAAATCACACAGTTTATTTCAGAGGTCTCTCTTCTGACTCCTTTACTGGAGCTGGATGGAGAGGGTCATGTAGAGAAAGGAAGCAGTCTTCGACGTCGTTCTTCATCTGATGGCAGATCTGGAATCACTGACATGGAGCTTCTCACTGTTACTAATATGATGCAGTCTGGGTTAGAAAAGGCATGTTTGACGATTAATGAAGTGAGGGAAGAGAATAAGAGGGATCGCTCTCGAGTCAGTCACACATTTGAAAGCAAAAGTTTTTGA